From one Kosmotoga arenicorallina S304 genomic stretch:
- the feoB gene encoding ferrous iron transport protein B, with the protein MGSCPSNNLTETNTVVPAKYTSVALLGNPNVGKTSLFNALTGARQYVANWPGVTIEKRVGTLFYGDRSFRIIDLPGTYTLGATSIDEKVARDYLLYESPDLVVVVTDALNLERSLYLLLQVLELRGNVILAINSIDEAKKAGIRIDSKELSKHLGIPVVLTSAFTGEGIENLKEAMLKISRSGIHVHYLFPDHIEGLISKLSSSLKLKNELRNFDSRWLSIKILERDKEVMELTGIDPDVDYSADIANARYEFIKELLKDSYRDSKKHYWDLNTAIDHVITHKYLGILIFFAIMYLVFQITYGFAEPFTTLIEKGFDTLGAFVDKSIPIPWLASLLSDGVIGGVGAVITFVPSIFILFLALGVLEETGYLPRAAFVVDRIMYSMKLSGRSFMSMLLGFGCNVSSIMSTRTISEPQERIVTILVSPFISCSARLPVYIMIASIFFGKAAGLAIFSLYVLSVLFTFGSALLFNKLLFKGKPSPMIMELPRYRKPTLRSLMLYTWNRGKHFLEKAGTIILAASIVIWLLSYFPTGDILTSFASVLGKSLEPLFRPLGFTWQMVTSLIFGGAAKEVIVSSLSTLYGATLLPGISGLAVLSSQINPAVAFGFLVFVLLYFPCFATIAAIKNESGSWKYVWITVLYGFGVAYLLALVIKLIGGAFL; encoded by the coding sequence ATGGGTAGCTGTCCCAGTAATAATCTCACGGAAACAAATACTGTCGTTCCAGCAAAATATACCAGTGTCGCCCTTCTTGGAAATCCCAATGTGGGAAAAACCAGCCTTTTCAACGCCCTTACCGGTGCGAGGCAGTATGTGGCTAACTGGCCCGGAGTTACCATTGAAAAGCGCGTTGGAACTTTATTTTATGGTGATAGGTCTTTTAGAATAATTGATTTACCGGGAACGTACACGCTGGGAGCCACGAGCATAGATGAAAAGGTTGCCAGGGATTATCTCCTCTACGAATCTCCAGATCTGGTTGTTGTAGTTACAGATGCCTTGAATCTGGAGAGAAGCCTCTATTTGCTGTTGCAAGTACTTGAACTGAGAGGAAACGTAATTCTTGCTATTAACTCAATAGATGAGGCAAAAAAAGCAGGAATCAGGATTGACAGCAAGGAGTTAAGCAAACATCTTGGCATTCCTGTTGTTTTAACTTCAGCTTTCACAGGCGAGGGAATTGAAAATTTGAAAGAGGCCATGTTGAAGATAAGCCGATCTGGCATTCACGTACATTACCTTTTCCCCGATCATATTGAAGGATTAATCTCAAAATTATCGTCAAGCTTAAAACTGAAAAACGAATTGAGAAACTTCGATTCACGCTGGCTTTCTATAAAGATACTCGAAAGAGATAAAGAAGTTATGGAATTAACTGGCATAGATCCTGATGTTGATTATTCTGCAGACATAGCAAATGCTCGTTATGAATTTATCAAAGAGCTGCTGAAAGATTCTTACAGGGATTCAAAAAAGCACTACTGGGATTTAAATACTGCCATAGACCATGTGATTACGCACAAATACCTTGGTATTCTTATCTTTTTTGCCATCATGTATCTCGTCTTTCAAATAACATACGGCTTTGCAGAGCCATTTACCACACTCATTGAAAAAGGCTTTGATACTCTGGGAGCTTTTGTAGATAAATCCATTCCCATCCCCTGGCTGGCTTCTTTGCTTTCTGATGGAGTTATCGGGGGGGTTGGAGCGGTTATTACTTTTGTGCCAAGCATCTTTATTCTATTTTTGGCTCTTGGGGTCCTTGAAGAAACCGGCTACCTGCCAAGGGCGGCTTTTGTGGTTGACAGGATCATGTATTCCATGAAGCTGAGCGGAAGATCCTTTATGTCAATGTTGCTTGGTTTCGGATGTAATGTTTCCTCTATAATGTCAACGAGAACTATATCCGAACCGCAGGAGCGGATAGTAACGATATTGGTCTCCCCGTTCATAAGTTGTAGCGCAAGGTTACCCGTATATATCATGATAGCGAGCATTTTTTTTGGAAAAGCCGCGGGTCTTGCCATCTTTTCCCTTTATGTGCTGAGCGTGCTTTTTACTTTTGGTTCTGCACTGTTATTCAACAAACTTCTTTTCAAAGGAAAACCTTCTCCCATGATCATGGAATTGCCAAGATACAGAAAGCCTACACTCAGGTCACTAATGTTGTATACATGGAACCGTGGCAAGCACTTTCTTGAAAAAGCTGGTACTATAATCCTTGCAGCCTCAATAGTAATCTGGTTGCTTTCATATTTCCCAACAGGCGATATCCTTACCAGTTTTGCGTCAGTTTTGGGCAAAAGCCTTGAACCCTTATTTAGACCCCTTGGCTTTACCTGGCAAATGGTAACATCTCTCATCTTTGGTGGAGCAGCCAAAGAGGTCATCGTATCAAGCCTTTCGACCCTTTATGGAGCTACCTTACTACCGGGCATTTCCGGATTGGCCGTATTATCTTCCCAGATAAATCCAGCTGTCGCTTTCGGTTTTCTTGTTTTCGTGCTGCTGTATTTCCCCTGTTTCGCTACAATCGCTGCCATAAAAAATGAGTCAGGAAGCTGGAAATATGTATGGATAACCGTTTTGTATGGCTTTGGAGTGGCATATCTTCTGGCTCTTGTAATAAAGTTAATTGGAGGGGCTTTCTTATGA
- a CDS encoding FeoA family protein produces MKISLSRLPVGFEGTIVEINAPHELRERLFGMGFIKGQRVKAIRRAPLRDPVVYSIKGSEISLREELSSRIVVESRFLSLDLAAPGEYIVVSLIGGRRFLEKMSFIGISKGNKISVTSSFSRGKYVKVNSTDVFIPFRQAMRIIVEEL; encoded by the coding sequence ATGAAAATATCGCTTTCACGGCTTCCGGTTGGTTTCGAAGGAACGATTGTAGAAATAAATGCACCTCATGAATTGAGGGAAAGATTGTTTGGCATGGGTTTTATTAAAGGCCAGCGTGTTAAGGCAATCAGAAGGGCCCCTTTAAGGGACCCTGTTGTTTATTCAATAAAAGGTAGCGAAATTAGCTTGCGAGAAGAGCTTTCTTCCAGAATTGTCGTTGAATCAAGATTTCTTTCTCTGGACTTAGCTGCTCCGGGAGAATACATTGTAGTCTCCCTGATAGGCGGGCGAAGGTTTTTGGAGAAAATGAGTTTTATAGGTATTTCAAAGGGAAATAAGATCAGTGTTACAAGTTCTTTCTCAAGAGGCAAATACGTCAAAGTCAATAGTACCGATGTATTTATTCCCTTCAGACAGGCAATGAGGATAATAGTGGAGGAATTATAA
- a CDS encoding protease inhibitor I42 family protein — translation MRKAFLLAFSMVLFGILGFSAIHTISETANIIGLLDKAVIELYENPSTGYLWHFDIFGSDIIEFQNKRVEPSSDSTAVGAPVKVIWLFKALKKGKATIIFRLYRPWEGKENAVDLKVFNIVIEETEEAPDERILEDCTSIVYLGDELTLNLEENPSTGYSWHLSNSNPEVLSLSEEIITKSGKMPGEPVIKEWKFKAINSGICLLSFQLRRNADEESIEERFIVIRVEKEKELTEIKELKKGSNTLNIGETVILSLEENASTGFTWHLSLSEEGIVKITSKTITTQAPPGVLGAPSMVSWTFKAVKPGKVTLTLKKYRSWEGEEAAVETLNYFISVK, via the coding sequence ATGAGAAAAGCTTTTTTGCTTGCATTTTCAATGGTGTTATTTGGTATTCTTGGATTTTCTGCTATCCACACAATATCGGAAACTGCAAATATCATAGGGCTTTTGGATAAAGCTGTTATTGAATTGTATGAAAATCCTTCAACAGGCTATTTATGGCACTTTGATATTTTCGGCTCTGATATCATCGAATTTCAAAACAAAAGGGTGGAACCATCTTCAGATTCGACTGCTGTGGGCGCCCCGGTTAAGGTAATCTGGCTTTTCAAAGCTCTAAAAAAGGGAAAAGCCACGATAATTTTCCGGCTTTATAGACCCTGGGAAGGAAAAGAAAACGCTGTTGACCTGAAAGTGTTCAATATTGTTATTGAAGAAACCGAAGAAGCTCCCGATGAGAGAATTCTGGAAGATTGCACCAGTATAGTATATTTAGGCGATGAATTAACCCTTAACCTCGAAGAAAATCCCTCAACAGGATATTCTTGGCATCTTTCAAATTCCAATCCAGAAGTCCTTTCCCTGAGCGAAGAGATTATTACCAAATCTGGAAAGATGCCGGGAGAGCCTGTCATCAAAGAATGGAAATTCAAGGCAATAAACTCCGGTATATGTTTATTGAGCTTCCAATTGAGAAGAAACGCTGACGAAGAGAGTATCGAAGAGCGCTTCATTGTTATCAGAGTTGAAAAGGAAAAGGAGCTGACAGAAATCAAAGAGCTTAAAAAAGGATCAAACACCTTGAATATCGGCGAAACAGTGATACTTTCCCTTGAAGAAAACGCTTCGACCGGGTTTACATGGCATTTAAGCCTTTCCGAAGAAGGTATAGTGAAAATCACGTCAAAAACCATAACCACTCAGGCTCCGCCAGGAGTTCTAGGAGCCCCTTCAATGGTGAGCTGGACTTTCAAAGCTGTCAAGCCCGGAAAAGTTACACTAACGCTGAAAAAATATCGAAGCTGGGAAGGCGAAGAAGCCGCAGTTGAGACGCTAAACTATTTTATTAGCGTAAAATAA
- a CDS encoding response regulator, which produces MAKIYAIDDESSIRRLIKMIMEEQNHEVTTFATAEEGLKAIEEESPDLLFTDLGLPEMNGIELIKIVEERLYSFPIVVVSEITVADVIIEAFKHGICDFITKPFTPTELIESFEKCYISTETLSKKKKEVISLIEAGGNLRASKLVSKLFANFPNSPVPHYLFALLAFSWNKELARRHLNAALALDPDYEEAKELLGKIGSGDEN; this is translated from the coding sequence ATGGCAAAAATATACGCAATAGATGATGAGTCGAGTATCAGGCGCCTAATCAAGATGATCATGGAAGAGCAAAACCACGAAGTTACAACCTTTGCAACTGCCGAAGAAGGATTAAAAGCAATAGAAGAAGAATCTCCGGATCTGCTTTTTACAGATCTCGGGTTACCGGAGATGAATGGCATTGAACTTATAAAGATCGTAGAAGAAAGGTTGTATTCTTTTCCCATTGTAGTTGTGTCAGAGATAACAGTGGCTGATGTGATCATTGAAGCTTTCAAGCATGGAATCTGTGATTTTATAACTAAGCCTTTTACTCCAACTGAACTAATTGAAAGCTTTGAAAAATGCTATATAAGCACCGAAACCCTTTCAAAGAAGAAGAAAGAAGTCATTTCTTTAATAGAAGCAGGGGGAAATCTACGGGCCAGTAAGCTGGTTTCGAAGCTTTTCGCTAATTTCCCTAATTCCCCTGTACCACATTATCTTTTTGCACTGTTGGCTTTTTCGTGGAACAAAGAATTAGCCAGAAGGCATCTGAACGCAGCACTTGCCCTTGATCCAGATTATGAAGAAGCTAAAGAACTGCTTGGCAAAATTGGTTCGGGAGATGAAAATTGA
- a CDS encoding NAD-binding protein, giving the protein MKVFLIGGRNIAYHLARRLLNKGHQVVLVNKDEKLNEELAKRLKKAIIITGDGSKRHVLEQLEITSKDLFVTLTPNDQDNLVASLTAKRVFGIENPLALINDPDNEAAFKKLGIDTTVSPTNIIAQAIEERIFKEQITNLIPSSEQISVFRIEMEEESPAVGKRIMELAIPRESVIGAIIRGGETIIPRGDTIIKGGDQLIVLSKPTVQSSVFEALLGEV; this is encoded by the coding sequence TTGAAGGTTTTTCTAATTGGAGGAAGAAATATCGCATATCATTTAGCCAGAAGGCTTTTAAACAAAGGTCATCAAGTAGTACTGGTAAATAAAGACGAGAAGCTGAATGAAGAATTAGCAAAAAGGCTTAAAAAGGCTATCATCATTACCGGTGATGGGAGCAAAAGGCATGTTCTCGAGCAGCTTGAGATAACTTCAAAAGACCTTTTTGTAACGCTCACGCCAAATGACCAGGATAACCTTGTGGCGAGCTTAACGGCAAAAAGAGTTTTTGGAATTGAAAATCCCCTCGCTTTGATCAACGATCCCGACAACGAAGCGGCATTTAAGAAATTGGGCATCGATACAACAGTGAGCCCAACAAATATTATTGCACAAGCGATTGAAGAAAGAATTTTCAAGGAACAAATCACCAATCTTATCCCATCATCTGAACAGATTTCCGTTTTTCGAATAGAAATGGAAGAAGAATCACCCGCTGTCGGGAAAAGGATTATGGAACTGGCGATTCCGCGTGAAAGCGTTATAGGAGCTATTATTAGAGGCGGAGAAACAATTATTCCCCGCGGCGATACCATCATCAAAGGTGGAGACCAGCTTATCGTGCTTAGCAAGCCCACTGTTCAATCCTCAGTTTTTGAAGCATTGCTGGGAGAGGTGTAA
- a CDS encoding SPL family radical SAM protein yields MIYETTVKNPITKSGIPVADYAINPYIGCTIGCKYCFAKFIGAFKYKKGLWGRDVWIRKNIPDVLPGSLSKISRGRFFISSACDPYQHIEKKTRLTREILKILISRGIPVFIMTKSALILRDLDLLKKAEELIVNITITSDREDVRKILEPGSPSFEERLETAKKMKEAGINVGIFVGPVLPMNSKKLAYGLKKIVDRVHLDPLNYPNQVRALYKKLGWESWLHRDKFEQVKESFENIFGKENIN; encoded by the coding sequence ATGATTTACGAAACGACCGTCAAGAACCCAATAACTAAATCTGGCATACCGGTAGCTGATTACGCAATAAATCCATATATCGGGTGCACCATTGGATGCAAATATTGCTTTGCCAAATTCATCGGTGCTTTCAAATATAAAAAAGGCTTGTGGGGAAGAGATGTCTGGATCAGGAAAAACATACCCGATGTGCTTCCCGGGAGCCTATCGAAAATAAGCCGGGGACGCTTCTTCATCTCTTCTGCATGTGACCCGTATCAGCATATTGAAAAGAAAACAAGGCTAACCAGAGAGATACTCAAGATATTGATTTCCCGCGGAATACCGGTGTTCATCATGACAAAGTCCGCCCTGATTTTGAGGGATCTGGATTTGTTGAAAAAGGCTGAAGAGCTTATCGTGAATATAACAATTACCAGTGATCGGGAAGACGTTAGAAAAATTCTGGAGCCGGGAAGTCCCAGTTTTGAAGAGCGATTGGAAACAGCAAAAAAGATGAAAGAAGCCGGGATAAATGTTGGAATATTTGTCGGGCCTGTATTACCTATGAATTCTAAAAAGCTAGCTTACGGCCTTAAAAAAATAGTAGATCGTGTTCATCTTGACCCGTTGAACTACCCTAATCAAGTAAGAGCTCTATACAAAAAGTTAGGTTGGGAAAGCTGGTTACACAGGGATAAATTTGAACAGGTAAAAGAGAGTTTTGAAAACATCTTTGGGAAAGAAAATATAAACTGA
- a CDS encoding TrkH family potassium uptake protein, translating into MYILSLKKRYQIVFGYIGNLFIYFPIILMIPVLFCFWYPEEWGDSLSFVASALVSLAFGFAFKYWLKVKPGTPISVQEGAIIVVFAWVFGIIFSALPFIFAGILNFSQAVFEATSGWTTTGLTLVNVTKIPKIFLVWRSLMQFFGGAGFAIIMMSAIVGPGGFGLYHAEGRVDNLVPNVKSSVRRILVIYFSYAIFGVIALKMAGMGWFDAFNHSLTGLATGGFSTRTGSIGEFNSVQIETVIIILMFLGTTGFGIHYALWKGNFKALLKNGEPKLMGITVLLFTPLLMASTFGFLFNHASESFRHATFQAVSALTGTGFSTVDFANWSQKGLFAGLYLLTLLMIFGGDMDSTSGGLKQYRLYALIKLIGVEIKEFFLPRSAVVKTEIWKGESKKYIDSSLIKEILIIFSLYFLTFGIGTAVISFYGYSLADSAFEYASALSTVGLSVGITRPDAPLGIIWTETAGMFLGRLEFLVIVYGITKMIKDAKLALTKEEKLKG; encoded by the coding sequence ATGTACATACTAAGCCTAAAAAAGCGTTATCAAATTGTATTTGGATATATCGGCAACCTGTTTATTTATTTTCCCATTATATTGATGATTCCGGTTTTGTTTTGCTTCTGGTATCCCGAAGAATGGGGCGATAGCCTTTCATTCGTAGCTTCAGCGCTCGTTAGCCTGGCTTTCGGATTCGCTTTCAAATACTGGCTGAAGGTAAAACCCGGAACCCCGATTTCAGTTCAAGAGGGTGCCATTATAGTCGTTTTTGCTTGGGTTTTCGGGATAATTTTTTCCGCTTTACCTTTTATTTTTGCTGGCATTCTCAATTTCTCACAGGCTGTATTTGAAGCGACCAGCGGTTGGACAACGACCGGCCTTACACTGGTAAATGTTACAAAAATCCCTAAGATATTTCTCGTATGGCGTAGTCTGATGCAATTCTTTGGAGGTGCGGGTTTTGCAATTATCATGATGTCAGCCATAGTAGGACCGGGCGGGTTCGGGCTTTACCACGCAGAAGGCAGGGTTGACAACCTTGTGCCGAACGTTAAAAGCTCAGTTCGACGCATACTTGTAATTTACTTCAGCTATGCAATATTCGGTGTAATAGCACTGAAAATGGCAGGAATGGGCTGGTTTGACGCTTTCAACCATTCTCTAACGGGATTGGCAACCGGGGGATTTTCCACCAGAACAGGTTCAATCGGCGAATTCAATAGCGTCCAGATAGAAACGGTTATAATAATCTTGATGTTTCTTGGAACAACGGGTTTCGGCATACATTACGCTCTTTGGAAAGGCAACTTTAAAGCCCTATTAAAAAACGGCGAACCAAAGCTTATGGGAATAACTGTTTTGCTATTTACACCTTTATTAATGGCTTCAACCTTTGGTTTTCTTTTTAACCACGCTTCGGAATCTTTCAGGCACGCTACTTTTCAGGCTGTATCAGCACTTACTGGCACCGGCTTTTCGACGGTTGATTTCGCCAATTGGAGCCAAAAAGGCTTATTTGCCGGACTTTATTTGTTGACCCTTTTAATGATTTTCGGCGGTGATATGGATTCGACCTCTGGCGGTCTCAAACAGTACAGGTTATATGCCCTCATAAAGCTGATTGGCGTGGAAATAAAAGAATTTTTCCTTCCAAGGAGCGCGGTGGTAAAAACCGAAATCTGGAAAGGGGAAAGTAAAAAATATATAGATTCCAGTTTGATAAAAGAAATTCTGATAATCTTTTCACTGTATTTCCTGACATTTGGCATTGGAACAGCGGTGATTTCTTTTTATGGTTATTCGTTGGCTGATTCTGCCTTTGAATACGCATCAGCATTGAGTACTGTCGGGCTTTCTGTTGGCATTACCAGACCCGACGC
- a CDS encoding potassium channel family protein — MSILNKKKSKGLYIVIFGCGRLGSGIANWLSLKGNSVVVVDRREEAFSSLSFEFTGFTIIGDATELDTLETAKVEKADVVLALTPDDNTNIMTALIAKEYFKVSRVIARVYDPNNIDMFSEFGVEIICPTLLAVKEIQNSLGFAGGDEA, encoded by the coding sequence ATGTCAATACTAAACAAGAAAAAAAGCAAAGGCTTATACATAGTCATTTTTGGATGTGGCAGACTTGGATCAGGCATTGCAAATTGGCTTTCTTTGAAAGGTAACAGCGTGGTTGTGGTTGATAGAAGGGAAGAAGCGTTCTCCTCTTTGTCTTTTGAATTCACTGGATTTACAATAATTGGCGATGCCACAGAACTGGATACTCTGGAAACCGCTAAAGTTGAAAAGGCAGATGTTGTACTTGCACTGACTCCTGATGATAACACAAACATAATGACTGCTCTTATTGCAAAAGAGTATTTCAAGGTCTCCAGAGTCATAGCACGCGTTTATGACCCAAATAATATTGATATGTTTTCGGAATTCGGTGTTGAAATCATCTGTCCAACACTATTGGCAGTAAAAGAAATCCAAAATTCTCTGGGATTTGCTGGTGGTGATGAAGCTTGA
- the galK gene encoding galactokinase — MEYYVAPGRLNIIGEHTDYNGGFVLPVAIDRYVQVGIEKSEDGLVHVESENFGKFDFNPEDFSPTDSWKDYIIGIFHVLKAEKVIKFPGLKLEIKSNVPEGAGLSSSAALEVAVITALNGFLNLGLTDKDRYLLAQKAENEFVGVKCGIMDQFASVMGKKDHAIFLDTVSMEYEYVPLKTQEYTLVVIDSGVKHSLSDGGYNKRREEAQKALEEFGVSSYRELSLSQLFIKRSQVSEISYKRAMHVITENERVKEAVDILKHSNFENLGRVLNQSHESLAIEYEVSCDEINFIVDTLKEIDGVTGCRMIGGGFGGSVLAICEKAKVGEISKEVKEKYSAAYGKEAKVYIVNSSDGARKDKVL, encoded by the coding sequence ATGGAGTACTATGTTGCACCGGGAAGATTGAATATCATAGGTGAACACACAGATTACAACGGGGGCTTTGTACTCCCTGTAGCAATTGACAGATACGTTCAGGTGGGGATTGAAAAATCAGAAGATGGTTTAGTTCATGTGGAATCGGAAAACTTCGGAAAATTTGATTTCAATCCCGAAGACTTTTCTCCAACTGATTCCTGGAAAGATTACATCATAGGAATCTTTCATGTTCTAAAGGCGGAGAAGGTCATAAAGTTCCCGGGTCTGAAACTGGAGATAAAATCTAATGTCCCTGAAGGTGCAGGATTATCCAGCTCTGCGGCACTCGAAGTGGCAGTTATTACAGCTTTGAATGGTTTCCTGAATTTAGGTCTTACTGATAAAGATAGGTATTTGCTGGCACAAAAGGCAGAGAACGAGTTTGTTGGTGTTAAATGTGGAATTATGGATCAATTTGCATCGGTTATGGGCAAAAAGGACCATGCAATCTTTCTCGATACCGTCAGTATGGAGTATGAATACGTTCCGCTAAAAACACAAGAATACACTCTCGTCGTGATAGATTCTGGTGTTAAGCATAGCCTTTCAGATGGCGGATACAATAAAAGGAGAGAGGAAGCTCAGAAAGCACTTGAAGAATTTGGAGTTAGTAGTTATCGTGAATTGAGCCTTTCACAGCTCTTTATTAAAAGGTCTCAGGTAAGCGAGATAAGTTACAAGAGGGCGATGCATGTGATCACAGAAAACGAGCGTGTAAAGGAAGCTGTCGATATTCTGAAGCATTCAAATTTCGAAAATCTCGGCAGGGTGTTGAATCAGAGCCATGAATCTTTAGCAATAGAGTATGAGGTAAGCTGTGATGAAATAAACTTCATTGTTGATACATTAAAAGAGATCGATGGCGTTACAGGCTGCCGTATGATTGGCGGAGGTTTTGGCGGGTCGGTTTTGGCTATCTGTGAAAAAGCAAAGGTTGGGGAAATATCAAAGGAAGTCAAAGAAAAATACTCCGCTGCATATGGAAAAGAAGCGAAAGTTTATATAGTAAATTCATCGGACGGTGCGAGGAAAGATAAGGTACTTTGA